The sequence TCTTGTTGTAGTTGCTCACGATGGGGATGCCGTCCAGGAACAGGATGCGGGCGATCAGCTTCTCGGCATGCTTCATCTCGTCGATGGAGCGTTTGCGGATCATGCCGTGCAGCTTCTCGTAATTCCAGTTTTCACACATTTCAGCATGAACGAAGTACTGGTTTATTGCTGTGAGTTCCTCTGCCAGACGTGCGTTCAGCGTGGCAACCACTTTCTCGTGTCCTTTCATTTAAGACCTCCCTAAGTTAGCCTATCAAACTCCCCAAATGCTCTCGCTGTGACTTTTGCCTGAACAATTGAAACAGGGGTTTTCAAACTGTCAAATGGGCTGCTGAGTGTGGAGGCGCACTCTATGACTATGACTATGACTATGACTGTGACTGTGACTGTGACTGCGGAGTGCGGGATCATGCATGAAGGAAGCGGCTGGGCCGACGATAGCACAGCCGGATTTTGCAGGCGGCGGGGGCCCGTCCTACGGGGTGGGGTCGGGCCAGGAGAGCAGGTCGCGCTCAAGGTGCAACTGGTAGGGTTTTAACGAGTAGGACCGGTAGCTGACCCTGCCGTCGTAATACAGCAAGGCCTCCAACCGCTGTCTCATGGTGGGACTCACCACCATTTCGAGGGCGGTTTCCTCGGAAACCCAGGCGGCTTCCTCGCTGTCGTCGGTCGGGTTTAGCTCCCCGCTAAGGTAGCGCCCAAGAAAACCGAAGATGAGCACGGAGCTGGGCGAGACCATGGACCACATGGCTGCTAGCGGACCGATCTCGGCGTTCACCCCCGCCTCCTCCGCCACCTCACGCTTCGCGGCATCGACGAGGTTCTCGCTCTCTTCGACGTGCCCCTGGGGAATCTCCCAGCCGCGCCTATAGTGGCGGATCAGCAGGACCTGATTCTCGGCGTTGCGGACCAGACAACCAACTATCACCGTGTGCCGCGGTTCGCTCTTCCCGGTCATGCGCCACCTCCTTTCTCACCTTTGACTGCCTCGCACACTAAGCCATTTGCAACGCGGCCTTGGCAAGGACCCAGCTCGCCATCATCACTAACAGGTCATGCTCCACCCGGGATCGAGGCCTACGTTTCGCGCTACAAAACGACAACGGCAGTGCCTGTGCACCTCTTCCCCCAACGGTGAGATGCCGGACACTGCCGTTGCCGTGTTGTTGCCGCCGCAGTTGCGTTAGATCTCTGCGTTCACCTCTGCCAGGGACTCCTCGAGGATGGCGAGACCGCGCTCAAGCTGCTCGTCGGTGATGACGAGCGGCATCAACAGACGGACCACGTTGCCGAGGGCGCCGCAGGAGAGGATGACGAGCCCCTTGTCGAAGCAGAGCTTGACGAGTTTCTTCGCCAGGTCGCCGGCCGGGGCCTTGGTGTTGCGGTCGCGCACGAGCTCGAGGGCGAGCATGGGCCCTTTGCCGCGCACCTCGCCGATGATCTCGTACTGCTCCTGCATCTTCGCGAAGCGCTCCTGCAGCTGGTCGCCGAGCTTCACGGAATGCTCGAGCAGGCCGTCTTTGAGGAAGATGTCTAGGACGGCAAGGGCCGCAGCGCAGGAGAGCGGGTTGCCGCCATAGGTGCCGCCCAGGCCGCCTGCGTGCGGCAGGCTCATGATCTCGGAGCGGCCGGTCACCGCGGAAAGCGGCATGCCGCCGGCGAGGCTCTTGGCGGTGGTGATGATGTCGGGCTCGATGCCCCAGTGATCGATGGCGAAGAGCTTGCCGGTACGCCCCATGCCGCTCTGGATCTCGTCGATGATGAGCAGGATGCCGTGCTTCTTGCAGATCCCCTGCACGATCTCGAAGTACTCCTTCGGCGGGGTGACGAAGCCGCCTTCACCCTGGATCGGCTCGATGATCACCGCCGCGGTCTGCTCGGCCGCCACGTAACCGGTGAAGAACTCGTCGAGCTTGTGGGCGCAAGCGCACTGGCAGCTCGGGTAGCTCTCGCCGTAGGGGCAGCGGTAGCAGTAGGCGGAGGGGATGCGGTAGCTCTCCGGCGCAAAGGGACCGAAGCCGTACTTGTAGGGCTTCACCTTGGAGGTAAGGGTCATGGTCATCAGGGTGCGGCCGTGGAAGCCGTTCTCAAGGGAGATGATCCCGGGACGTTTGGTCACGTAGCGGGCAATCTTGATGGCGTTCTCGACCGCCTCGGCGCCGGAGTTGGCCAGCATGGTCTTCTTCTCGGAGCTGCCGGGAGCGAGCTCGTTCAGGCGCTGCGCGAGCTCAACGTACCCCTGGTAGGGAGCGACATGGAAACAGGTATGGATGAACTTCTCCGCCTGCTCCTGGATCGCCTTAACGACCTTGGGGTGGCTGTGCCCCACGTTGTTGACGCCGATCCCCCCGGCGAAATCGATCAGGTCCCGCCCATCGACGTCGGTCATGATGGCCCCCTGGGCCTTGGCGATGAAGGCGTTGCTCAAAAGCGCGACCCCTCCGGGAACATGTTGGTTGCGTAACTCCATCAGTTGTTCGTTACCAGCGGTCATGGATACAGCTCCTTTGCCTAGTATTTGTGACTGCCGGGGTCGCTCGATGAGGACACCGGCCCACGTGGCGGATCGGCACGGACGGCATGAGAATGCGTCGTCGGAATATCCCCCACTACAAGGACCGTACCAAGCACCCGCCGTCTGCCCGCGCCCAGTCATAAATCGGGATTTGACGTAAAGGTAAACACGGCTGAGACACGAACCGAACCTTATACAATGGAGCACCTATGTATCTGCACATACGGGCACAGACAGGAGCCTAGGGGTCTCCCTGTTTAAAGAGCGGAAAATGTCATACGCGAAAAATAAGGACTTAGGACTGTGACAGTGGTATGAAGGGCAGTGACTGTTTGAGCCTCCTTTTTTATTTATCCTTGAATATTTGATTCAATTCTGCATAATGCGCCGAAACACCCCCGTCCGCGACGCCGTGAACGACCGTCGCGAAACCGCCTCAGCGGCTTGCAACACTCGCAAAATGAGCCGGGAAGAAGGAGACGCAGCCCGTGAACAGCTCGCTCAACCCTGTGGAACTGATCGGTTTTTTAGGCAACGGTGATTTACGCTCGGACCACTTCTACCAGGCCATGGTGAACGCCGTCGAGGTAGGCATCCTCGCCGTCAACACCTCGGGGATGATCATCCTCGCCAACCGGGCCGTCCGCGAGGGGTTCGGTGCCTTCCAGGGGGTGCACCTGAACGACGTCCTCCCGGAGCTCTGGCCCAAGGTGGCGCAGCGCCTTTTGGGAACTTCCCGGAACAACGCGGAAATATCGGTGCGCGGCATCGAGTCGAACTTCCTCGTTCGGGTGAGCCCGATGCTCCTGGACCAGGAGCAGGTGGGCGCGGTCTGCGTCTTCGTGGAAAGCACCGAGCTCGAGGACATGGCGAAACAGATGGAGTTTTTCCAGGAACTTACCCGGGAACTGGACACCATCATCGACTCCTCCTCGGACGGGCTCTGGATCTGCGACGCCGACGCGAACGTGGTGCGCATCAACCCCGCCTCCGAGCGCATCAACAACGTGCAGGCAAAAGACGTGGTGGGGCGCAACATGCGCGACCTGGTAAACCAGCGGGTTTTCGACCGTTCCGCGACGCTCGAGGTGCTCCGCACCCGCTCGCGGGTGAACCTTCTGCAGTCGCGCGAGGGGAAAAAGCTCATCACCACGGCGACCCCGGTTTACGATTCCGCAGGCCGCATCACCCGCATCGTGGTAAGCGAGCGGGACATAACGGAAATCGACGACCTGCAACGCGAGCTCGAGGACCAGGAGGCGATCAAGGACCAGTTCCGCAACCAGATGCTCGAGATGCAGCAGGAACAGCAGCTGGAAAACCAGCAGATCATCGCAAAAAGCCCAGCCATGCTGAAGGCTTTGCGCCAGGCGCTCAAGGTGAGCAAGGTGGAATCGACCGTGCTCATCCTCGGCCCCTCGGGGGTGGGCAAGGGGCTCTTCGCCGACCTGATCCACAAGAACTCGGAGCGCGCCGACAAGCCGCTCATCAAGATCAACTGCGGCGCCATCCCGGAATCCCTCATAGAATCGGAGCTTTTCGGCTACGACAAGGGGGCCTTCACCGGTGCGCAGTCCAGTGGCAAACCGGGCTACTTCGAGCTCGCCGACGGCGGCATCCTCTTCCTCGACGAGATCGCCGAACTCCCCCTCCCCTCGCAGGTGAAGCTTTTGCGCTTCATGGAGGACGGCACCATCATGCGCCTGGGCAGCACCCGGTCCCGCGAGGTGAAGGTGCGCATCCTAGCCGCAACACATCGAAATCTCGAGCAGATGGTCGAGGAAGGAAAGTTCCGCCTCGACCTCTACTACCGCCTCAAGGTGATCCCGATTCACGTCCCCTCCCTGAAGGAGCGCAAGGAATGCCTGCTCCCCCTCATCCTCCACTACATCGAGTGGTACGCGAAGAAACACAAGACCCGCAAACGCCTCTCCCGCGCGGCCTGCGACACCCTGTTAGGCTACCCCTTCCCCGGTAACGTGAGGGAGCTCATGAACCTCTGCGAGCGCCTCGTCGTCATGACCGAAACCGAGGTGATCAGCCTGCAGGACCTCCCTGCCGATGTCGCCAAGGGGGATGTCGCAGGCGACACGGTGCCTGCGCAGTGGCCCGAGACCATGACGCTGCCGCAGGTGCTCGAAAGTACTGAAAGGGCGCTCCTCGCGCAGGCGGCGGAGGCCCACGGCAGCCAGGCCGACATCGCCCAGGCGCTCGGCGTTAGCCAGCCGACCATAGCCCGGAAGCTCAAGCGCTACGGACTGACCGCATAGCGGGCACCCCGCCCGTATACGGACACCCTTTCGTTATTCAGATGTGAATATTTTCCTGCCCGCCACGGACCCGTTACGCCGAAGCACGGCGCGCCGCCTAGGTGCGTTTTCCTGCGGACAAACCTGTGCAGCCCCTCCGGAGCGCGATTTTCCGTCCCTATGCCCCCGTCGCCGCCCCCTTTTTACCCGTTGCCACCTCCTTGGCATGCTTTCTGCTGTATACGGCCAACCTGCGCCGAGGGTGCGGGCCGGGTCTCCTTCGGTCGCCGACAGCCGACGTCGTCTGCCTGAGCGCCGCGAGCACCGGATGTAATGCAATGCAACGCTGGCCGAACTCTAATCGCAACATCACAAACAGGAGGTAGCACAATGAAGTTTGGATTCGTCAGGGTACTGCTGCTCATCGCGGCCCTCTTCGTGGCCATCCCGGTCCACGCGGAACAGAGGAACTTCTACAAGATCGGCGTCATCACCGAGCTCTCGGGTGACCTCGTGACCGGCGGCAACATCACCAAGCGCGGCTACGACCTCTGGGCCCAGGAAGTGAACGCCAAGGGTGGCATCGAGGTCCAGGGCAAGAAGTACCAGGTGAAACTGGTTTACGCCGACGCCCAGAGCAATCCCGCCGCCGGCGCAGCGGCAGCCGAGAGGCTGATCACCCAGGAGAAGGTCGATTTCATCCTCGGCCCCTACTCCTCCGGCGTAACCCTCGCCGTGGCACCTGTCGTCGACAAGTACAAGGTCCCGATGATCACCGGCTCCGCAGAAAGCCCGCTCATCTGGAAGAACAAGTTCAAGTACACCTTCGGCACCATTCCCCCAATCAACTTCACCGGCGCCACCTCCATCAAGACCCTTACCGAGCTGAAGCCGGCTCCGAAGACCATCGCCATCATAGGCTCCAACGACGCCTTCTCCAAGGCGACCGCAGAGGCCTACAAGACCGCAGCCGAGAAAGCGAAGCTTAAGATCGTAAAGTTCAGCATCGTCCCCTCCGGCCAGGACATGACCCCGCTTCTTTCCGCAGTGCGCAGCATGAAGCCCGACGTCATCGCCTTCGGCGGCCATGACGAGGAGCACGTGAAGTTCGTGAAAGCGCTCAAGCAGATCGGCTACACCCCGAAAGCGCTCCTCATGCACTGTGGCATCACCGACAAGGCGTTCACCGACGCGGTAGGCAAGGACGGCGAGCAGATCTTCGGCACCACCTGCTGGACCGGCACCGCCAAGACCAAGAGCAAGGTGCTCTGGCCGACCGCTTCCGCCTACGCTGCCGCCTCCCAGAAGGCCTTCAAGAACCCGGGCGACTACACCCAGGGTGGCTGCTCCGCGGCAGGCATCGCCTTCCAGACCGCACTCCAGAAGATCGGCGCGAAGCCGGGCATGGACGAGGCGATGCGCGCGAAACTCGTGCAGGCGCTCGAGCAGATCGACGTCCAGACCTTCTACGGCCGCGTGAAGTTCGCCACCTCCGGCGAGTTCTACCACGCCAACGTCGGTCTCGACCCGCTCACCATCCAGATCCAGAAAGGCCAGATCAAGACGGTTGGCCCGAAGGCCTCGGTGGAAGCGGCCGCCCAGTACCCGATGAAGGAATGGAAATCCCGCTAAGCCTCGAAGATGAAACAAAGCTTCCCTGCCGGTCACCGCACCGGCAGGGACTGTTGAGGCCGCGGGTGCCGGTGATACGCCGTCCCGCGGCCCCCATGAAGTAACTGCCGCATTTGCTTTAATCGCAACGCTGGAGGACTCGCTTTATGATGGAACTGCTGCCACAAGCCCTGACCGACGGGATTCTTTTGGGCGGGATCTACATCACCATCGCCATCGCTTTCTCGCTCACCTACGGGGTCATGCACGTCATCGACTTCGCCGTCGGGGAGTGGATCATGTTCGGGGCCTTCACCGGCTACTACCTGAACAAATGGACCGGTCTCGATCCCTTCATCTTCCTTCCGGTCATCTTCGTCATCTATTTCGGGGTCGGCTACCTGGTCCAACCGGTGATCCACCGGGTGCTTTCGGGCACCAAGGGGAACCCCTTCCTGATGGGGCTCGTTTTCACCTTCGGCCTGGCCATCATGTTCCGCGGGCTTGC is a genomic window of Geomonas ferrireducens containing:
- a CDS encoding NUDIX hydrolase, which encodes MTGKSEPRHTVIVGCLVRNAENQVLLIRHYRRGWEIPQGHVEESENLVDAAKREVAEEAGVNAEIGPLAAMWSMVSPSSVLIFGFLGRYLSGELNPTDDSEEAAWVSEETALEMVVSPTMRQRLEALLYYDGRVSYRSYSLKPYQLHLERDLLSWPDPTP
- the gabT gene encoding 4-aminobutyrate--2-oxoglutarate transaminase, which produces MTAGNEQLMELRNQHVPGGVALLSNAFIAKAQGAIMTDVDGRDLIDFAGGIGVNNVGHSHPKVVKAIQEQAEKFIHTCFHVAPYQGYVELAQRLNELAPGSSEKKTMLANSGAEAVENAIKIARYVTKRPGIISLENGFHGRTLMTMTLTSKVKPYKYGFGPFAPESYRIPSAYCYRCPYGESYPSCQCACAHKLDEFFTGYVAAEQTAAVIIEPIQGEGGFVTPPKEYFEIVQGICKKHGILLIIDEIQSGMGRTGKLFAIDHWGIEPDIITTAKSLAGGMPLSAVTGRSEIMSLPHAGGLGGTYGGNPLSCAAALAVLDIFLKDGLLEHSVKLGDQLQERFAKMQEQYEIIGEVRGKGPMLALELVRDRNTKAPAGDLAKKLVKLCFDKGLVILSCGALGNVVRLLMPLVITDEQLERGLAILEESLAEVNAEI
- a CDS encoding sigma 54-interacting transcriptional regulator; this encodes MNSSLNPVELIGFLGNGDLRSDHFYQAMVNAVEVGILAVNTSGMIILANRAVREGFGAFQGVHLNDVLPELWPKVAQRLLGTSRNNAEISVRGIESNFLVRVSPMLLDQEQVGAVCVFVESTELEDMAKQMEFFQELTRELDTIIDSSSDGLWICDADANVVRINPASERINNVQAKDVVGRNMRDLVNQRVFDRSATLEVLRTRSRVNLLQSREGKKLITTATPVYDSAGRITRIVVSERDITEIDDLQRELEDQEAIKDQFRNQMLEMQQEQQLENQQIIAKSPAMLKALRQALKVSKVESTVLILGPSGVGKGLFADLIHKNSERADKPLIKINCGAIPESLIESELFGYDKGAFTGAQSSGKPGYFELADGGILFLDEIAELPLPSQVKLLRFMEDGTIMRLGSTRSREVKVRILAATHRNLEQMVEEGKFRLDLYYRLKVIPIHVPSLKERKECLLPLILHYIEWYAKKHKTRKRLSRAACDTLLGYPFPGNVRELMNLCERLVVMTETEVISLQDLPADVAKGDVAGDTVPAQWPETMTLPQVLESTERALLAQAAEAHGSQADIAQALGVSQPTIARKLKRYGLTA
- a CDS encoding amino acid ABC transporter substrate-binding protein, yielding MKFGFVRVLLLIAALFVAIPVHAEQRNFYKIGVITELSGDLVTGGNITKRGYDLWAQEVNAKGGIEVQGKKYQVKLVYADAQSNPAAGAAAAERLITQEKVDFILGPYSSGVTLAVAPVVDKYKVPMITGSAESPLIWKNKFKYTFGTIPPINFTGATSIKTLTELKPAPKTIAIIGSNDAFSKATAEAYKTAAEKAKLKIVKFSIVPSGQDMTPLLSAVRSMKPDVIAFGGHDEEHVKFVKALKQIGYTPKALLMHCGITDKAFTDAVGKDGEQIFGTTCWTGTAKTKSKVLWPTASAYAAASQKAFKNPGDYTQGGCSAAGIAFQTALQKIGAKPGMDEAMRAKLVQALEQIDVQTFYGRVKFATSGEFYHANVGLDPLTIQIQKGQIKTVGPKASVEAAAQYPMKEWKSR